The Ranitomeya variabilis isolate aRanVar5 chromosome 7, aRanVar5.hap1, whole genome shotgun sequence DNA window tatgtacacagtgactgcaccagcagaatagtgagcgcagctctggagtagagACATGATGGTTTCTGGGTTCTTGTGGTGTCATTGTCTACTCTCTGCTCTGACCCTTCTGCAGGTTATGCCCGGATCCTTTTTGCCTTCGTGGCTTTCTATTTCATGCCGACCTCCCCCCTGGTGGCCTCCACCTTCTATCTGCTCAGTGGTCTCCTGGACGCCTTTGATGGACATGCAGCTCGAGCTCTTAATCAAGGTGAGGCCATGTTTGCTCTTATTGACCTGTAATCAGTGCTCAGTGCTGAAGATACAGATCACAGACAGGAGCAGAAATCCGACATGTTCCTTTTCCCCAGGCACCAAGTTTGGAGCCATGCTGGACATGCTGACTGACCGCTGCGCTACCATGTGCCTGCTGGTGAACCTGTCGCTGCTGTACCCGCCGTACACGCTGCTGTTCCAGCTGAGCATGAGCCTGGACATCGCCAGTCACTGGCTGCACCTCCACAGGTATCCTGTGCTCAGTGTCGCCCCCTGCTGGAGCACACACTTGTCTGCAGTCTTATCTGCATCTTCTTGTTCTCCCCAGCTCCACCCTGAAGGGCAGCGACAGTCACAAGACCATCGACCTGTCGGGGAACCCCGTACTGCGGCTGTACTACACCTCCCGGGTAGGGGCACTGGGGAATGTTTGGGGTCTGTTTTGGTGTCTGATCGTTGGTTACTGACTTGTTTTTCTCGCAGCCGGTCCTGTTCTTCATGTGTGCCGGGAATGAGCTCTTCTACTGCATGTTATACCTGCTGCACTTCTCCGAGGGGCCAGCAGGTAGGCGCTGTTCTCAGTCTCTGTGCAGCCCTGTATCTGGGGTAAAACATTTGGGGTGATCCTTTGTATTCCTGCCTTTCACAGTCACACTGGGGCCCCTTGGGGGAGTCGGCCTCTTCCGCCTCGTCGTCACGTTCTGCTGCCCGGTGTCTCTAGTGAAATCTCTCATCAGCCTCCTGCACCTGGTGACAGCGTcctgcaacatggccgccctggacCGCGCCGAGCGGGCGAGGAAGAAGCTGAAGGATTAAGGCGCGGGAGTGAAGTAATTTATTACCCGAGTGTTGGGTCTCGTATATCGTCCACACAGACCCCCTCCCCCACCGGGACCTCATTCCCAGGTTACCACCTCCCCCAAAGCCACCGCCGCCTGGTGGTGGCATCAGGTATTACAGTCCATCCTGCTCCTCGTTGCTGTGTTATGGGGGCGCTGCTCGTGGTTTTTGTGGACCGCTGTTCTTGAAccttttttattgtaattttttattttgtatGCTTAAATATTATGTTTCATTGAATTGTTTTTAATGTTTGGACGTTGCCCCTATCTTGCTCCTGTCAGACAGAGCCGGCTCCTCACCCTCGGGGATCACAGGCAGCGATGTATGTGTGCAATGGTGGCATTTACAGGCAGCCAGTCTGCTGTCACGTGTCCATACCGCAGCCCCTCAAGTGCTACCACCGTGGCCTCTCGTGTGTCCCCGCCGCGACCCCTCGTGTGTCCCCGCCGCGACCCCTCGTGTGTCCCCGCCGCGACCCCTCGTGTGTCCCCGCCGCGACCCCTCGTGTGTCCCCGCCGCGACCCCTCGTGTGTCCCCGCCGCGACCCCTCGTGTGTCCCCGCCGCGACCCCTCGTGTGTCCCCGCCGCGACCCCTCGTGTGTCCCCGCCGCGACCCCTCGTGTGTCCCCGCCGCGACCCCTCGTGTGTTCCCGCCGCGACCCCTCGTGTGTTCCCTCCGCGACCCATCGTGTGTCCCCGCCACGACCCCTAGTGTGTCCCCTACTGTGGCCACTCGTGTGCCCCTGCCGGGGTCCCTCGTGTGACCCCGCTGCGACCCCTCGTGTGTCTCCGCCGCGACCCCTCGTGTGTCCCCGCCGCGACTCCTAGTGTGTCCCCTACTGTGGCCCCTCGTGTGCCCCAGCCGTGGTCCCTCGTGTGCCCCCACCGCGGCCCCTCGTGTGCCCCCACCGCGGCCCCTCGTGTGCCCCCCACTGCGGCCCCTCGTGTGCCCCCCACTGCGGCCCCTCGTGTGCCCCCCACTGCGGCCCCTCGTGTGCCCCCACTGCGGCCCCTCGTGTGCCCCCACCGCGGCCCCTCGTGTGCCCCCAGCCGCCCCTCGTGTGCCCCCACCGCGGTCCCTCGTGTGCCCCCACCGCGGCCCCTCGTGTGCCTCCCATCGCGGCCCCTCGTTTGCCCCCGTCGCGGCCCCTCATTTGCCCCCACCGCGGTCCCTCTTGTGCCTCTACCGCAGCCCCTCGTGTGCCCCATCGCAGCCCCCTCACTGAGTAGCTCTTTGCAGGGAGATGTGAATACCATATGTAGCAGAGGAGAGAAGCAGCGAGCAATCTCAGCGGGTGCTGTCTGGGGTCAGCGCTGGTTATGGGGGGAAGGCAGAGGAAAGTCTCAGGGAAAAGCCATTAGTTCACAGGAGTAAAAGTACCAAAaacagcgccccccccccccatccatgGATTGTGTCCGGTATTGCAATATTCGCACTGGTTTGGGAT harbors:
- the CDIPT gene encoding CDP-diacylglycerol--inositol 3-phosphatidyltransferase, with the protein product MSEENIFLFVPNLIGYARILFAFVAFYFMPTSPLVASTFYLLSGLLDAFDGHAARALNQGTKFGAMLDMLTDRCATMCLLVNLSLLYPPYTLLFQLSMSLDIASHWLHLHSSTLKGSDSHKTIDLSGNPVLRLYYTSRPVLFFMCAGNELFYCMLYLLHFSEGPAVTLGPLGGVGLFRLVVTFCCPVSLVKSLISLLHLVTASCNMAALDRAERARKKLKD